The Megachile rotundata isolate GNS110a chromosome 8, iyMegRotu1, whole genome shotgun sequence genome has a segment encoding these proteins:
- the maf-S gene encoding MAF bZIP transcription factor K: MDGKRSIKMDPLSPGPCLDISDDELVTISVRDLNRQLKLRGLSREEIVRMKQRRRTLKNRGYAASCRIKRIEQKDELESEKTQEYRDMEAMQEDNNRMREEIESWHSKYQALKKFAAEKKIHIPPELETM; this comes from the exons ATGGATGGAAAGCGGTCTATAAAAATG GACCCATTATCACCTGGACCGTGCTTAGATATCAGTGATGATGAACTTGTTACTATATCAGTCAGAGATTTAAACAGGCAACTAAAATTACGTGGGCTATCAAGGGAGGAAATAGTTCGTATGAAGCAACGTAGACGTACTTTAAAAAACAGAGGATATGCAGCCAGTTGTCGCATCAAACGAATTGAACAGAAGGATGAACTAGAATCGGAAAAGACACAAGAATATCGTGATATGGAAGCTATGCAAGAAGATAATAATCGTATGAGAGAAGAAATAGAATCTTGGCATTCTAAATATCAAGCATTAAAGAAATTTGCAGCAGAAAAGAAGATTCACATTCCACCTGAACTAGAAACAATGTAA
- the Mt2 gene encoding tRNA (cytosine(38)-C(5))-methyltransferase isoform X2, whose translation MRVLELYSGIGGMHYALQESGVEGSIIAAVDINTIANSVYKYNFPNVLLMNRNIQSLVVQEINDLNIDTILMSPPCQPYTRVGLQKDILDNRSSSLFHVLELIHQIKSLKYILLENVKGFEKSEMRNAVLKCMNDCRFHYKEIIISPCQFGIPNTRYRYYLLAKRNDLKFCFNHIISNFHLPEDILKLLPKSKHNLLAEKCCMESSNMDKKCYKLENILENVEDSEYMIPKKLLQKRAWLMDIRTSESTGSCCFTKAYGRYVEGTGSVYCPYSDELIKETFLRAREYNCQSPEAAETLEKLKLRYFTPKEVCRLMCFPEEFMFPKSITCKQKYRLLGNSINVHVVSRLIYLLYTEKKII comes from the exons ATGAGAGTCTTAGAATTATATAGCGGTATTGGTGGTATGCATTATGCTCTTCAAG aAAGCGGTGTTGAGGGTAGCATTATTGCAGCAGTTGATATAAATACTATTGCCAATAgtgtatacaaatataattttccaaatgtttTGCTTATGAATCGTAATATTCAGTCACTTGTTGTGCAAGAAATAAATGATTTAAACATAGATACTATACTAATGAGTCCTCCATGCCAACCTTACACAAGGGTAGGACTCCAAAAAGACATATTAGATAACAGATCATCTTCACTGTTCCATGTTCTTGAACTTATTCATCaaataaaatctctaaaatatatattattggaAAATGTAAAAGGGTTTGAAAAGTCAGAAATGAGAAATGCTGTATTAAAATGTATGAATGATTGTAGGTTTCActataaagaaataattataagcCCTTGCCAGTTTGGTATTCCAAATACCAGATACAGATATTATTTATTGGCTAAAAGAAACGATCTTAAATTTTGTTTCAATCATatcatatcaaattttcatctaCCAGAAGATATTTTAAAACTGCTACCAAAAAGTAAACATAATCTATTAGCTGAAAAATGTTGTATGGAAAGTTCTAACATGGATAAGAAGTGTTATAAGCTAGagaatattttggaaaatgTTGAAGATTCAGAATATATGATTCctaaaaaattgttacaaaagaGAGCTTGGTTAATGGATATAAGAACATCAGAAAGTACTGGTTCTTGCTGTTTTACAAAAGCCTATGGACGTTATGTAGAAGGTACAGGCTCTGTATATTGTCCCTATTCAGATGAATTAATTAAGGAAACATTTTTGAGAGCACGCGAATACAATTGTCAATCACCAGAAGCAGCAGAAactttagaaaaattgaaattacgaTATTTTACTCCCAAAGAGGTGTGCAGATTAATGTGTTTTCCAGAAGAATTTATGTTTCCCAAGTCTATAACATGTAAACAGAAGTACAGGTTGCTAGGTAATTCAATCAATGTGCATGTAGTTAGtagattaatatatttattatatactgaaaaaaaaattatataa
- the Mt2 gene encoding tRNA (cytosine(38)-C(5))-methyltransferase isoform X1: protein MCLTLHDAKRAYLPLLNELWNHTLESGVEGSIIAAVDINTIANSVYKYNFPNVLLMNRNIQSLVVQEINDLNIDTILMSPPCQPYTRVGLQKDILDNRSSSLFHVLELIHQIKSLKYILLENVKGFEKSEMRNAVLKCMNDCRFHYKEIIISPCQFGIPNTRYRYYLLAKRNDLKFCFNHIISNFHLPEDILKLLPKSKHNLLAEKCCMESSNMDKKCYKLENILENVEDSEYMIPKKLLQKRAWLMDIRTSESTGSCCFTKAYGRYVEGTGSVYCPYSDELIKETFLRAREYNCQSPEAAETLEKLKLRYFTPKEVCRLMCFPEEFMFPKSITCKQKYRLLGNSINVHVVSRLIYLLYTEKKII, encoded by the exons ATGTGTTTAACTTTGCACGACGCAAAACGAGCCTATCTTCCATTACTAAACGAACTATGGAACCACACGTTAG aAAGCGGTGTTGAGGGTAGCATTATTGCAGCAGTTGATATAAATACTATTGCCAATAgtgtatacaaatataattttccaaatgtttTGCTTATGAATCGTAATATTCAGTCACTTGTTGTGCAAGAAATAAATGATTTAAACATAGATACTATACTAATGAGTCCTCCATGCCAACCTTACACAAGGGTAGGACTCCAAAAAGACATATTAGATAACAGATCATCTTCACTGTTCCATGTTCTTGAACTTATTCATCaaataaaatctctaaaatatatattattggaAAATGTAAAAGGGTTTGAAAAGTCAGAAATGAGAAATGCTGTATTAAAATGTATGAATGATTGTAGGTTTCActataaagaaataattataagcCCTTGCCAGTTTGGTATTCCAAATACCAGATACAGATATTATTTATTGGCTAAAAGAAACGATCTTAAATTTTGTTTCAATCATatcatatcaaattttcatctaCCAGAAGATATTTTAAAACTGCTACCAAAAAGTAAACATAATCTATTAGCTGAAAAATGTTGTATGGAAAGTTCTAACATGGATAAGAAGTGTTATAAGCTAGagaatattttggaaaatgTTGAAGATTCAGAATATATGATTCctaaaaaattgttacaaaagaGAGCTTGGTTAATGGATATAAGAACATCAGAAAGTACTGGTTCTTGCTGTTTTACAAAAGCCTATGGACGTTATGTAGAAGGTACAGGCTCTGTATATTGTCCCTATTCAGATGAATTAATTAAGGAAACATTTTTGAGAGCACGCGAATACAATTGTCAATCACCAGAAGCAGCAGAAactttagaaaaattgaaattacgaTATTTTACTCCCAAAGAGGTGTGCAGATTAATGTGTTTTCCAGAAGAATTTATGTTTCCCAAGTCTATAACATGTAAACAGAAGTACAGGTTGCTAGGTAATTCAATCAATGTGCATGTAGTTAGtagattaatatatttattatatactgaaaaaaaaattatataa